From Phragmites australis chromosome 5, lpPhrAust1.1, whole genome shotgun sequence, a single genomic window includes:
- the LOC133917901 gene encoding uncharacterized protein LOC133917901: MAGGLLHLPCQLGQGPLTSGQLRLRSRAPRSADVISVSTSLMATSSSQSASSRSIASRTLPNAAGRGSAGWLGGGWALGPLRASLGGLGVPENFRTIIRPGLGTLEVGSDDAERSDGGCVSVSAVVSASTLSAAASADPSKDVASAGSGSAAASASSGIAAASVCPVSAAGSSGLGPAAALASPGSADALGSGAGTGLDASGSPWTSAAPVGGPQEKNKDQNRSLVRAKHALEGMKNET, encoded by the exons ATGGCCGGCGGCCTGCTTCACTTGCCCTGCCAGCTCGGACAGGGTCCGCTCACGagcggtcagctccgcctccgcTCTCGGGCGCCCAGGTCCGCCGACGTGATCTCGGTGTCGACCTCCCTGATGGCGACATCCTCCTCCCAGT ccgcctccagccgctccaTCGCCTCCCGGACGCTCCCCAACGCGGCCGGGAGGGGTTCGGCGGGCTGGCTaggcggcggctgggcgctgggtcccttGCGAGCCTCCCtcggggggctcggggtccctgAAAACTTCCGcacgatcatccgccccgggctcggcacgctcGAGGTAGGCTCGGACGACGCAGAACGCTCCGACGGTGGCTGCGTCTCCGTCTCAGCCGTCGTGTCTGCCAGcaccctctcggccgccgcatccgccgatCCCAGCAAGGACGTCGCGTCCGCCGGTTCCGGCtctgccgccgcgtccgccagtTCCGGCATCGCCGCCGCGTCCGTCTGCCCCGTCTCTGCCGCCGGGTCCTCTGGCCTCGGCCCGGCCGCCGCGcttgccagccctggctccgccgacgcgctcggctcgggggctggcaccGGCCTCGACGCCTCCGGCAGCCCCTGGACCTCAGCGGCGCCCGTAGGTGGCCCGCAGGAGAAGAACAAAGATCAaaaccgaagcttagttcgggcgaagcacgCCCTAGAAGGAATGAAGAACGAAACTTAA